From the Lactuca sativa cultivar Salinas chromosome 9, Lsat_Salinas_v11, whole genome shotgun sequence genome, the window acaatacattttataacaccaagttactgatgcatttaagcattatcaatgcataaccaactcgtaaacaacaactcatatatcgtggtttaaagattatacgatattatcgtctcggaATTACAAGTGATAAATTtgatgaagtaattctctgagtgtggattaatccaatactcaaatcagcATTttaaaagtactcatgaatgttgcagcaaaccattGCCTTGTCTAAATACTTAGACAATccacaatccaattcatgacagtcttaattcactacttacttccaaagtatgatcggctATGGATATTTTGAACAatctaattattcaggaagtaaaacatgcagaagtgaaacacaatgataaacaattgacaaaagatagcaaacaatactcataaataaatccttattattcaatcatcaaattgCCAATTACATTTACATGTTACAAGTTTCTGagtatctatctaatcactaaaactaatatcatccttcagaccaatgctcctggCATGCTGAACGTGCTTAATCCTacttagaccctttgtgaggggatcggCAGGATTCTCccctgatgataccctcttaacgatgaggtgtccttcttctaatCAATgcctgataaaatgatattttctatcgatatgcctagatcttccatgatctcttggttccttagttaaggcaaccactccttcattatcatagaaaatctccatcggCTCCTTAATGGTTGGCACAACTCgaaggtctccaatgaatttcttcaaccatatagcctcctttgacgcttcgctcgaaGCTATATACTCTTATTCACATGCTGAATTAGCTACggtctctttcttggaacttttccaagttactctattccattaagggtaaacacccagcctaaCTAAGAACATAAGTTGTCTCTTTGTatctgaaagttggcatcactatacccacactacaagaaaaaaggccttttacgacgctcattgcgcgtcgtaaatggctcagacgacgcgcaaatgcgtgtcaaggaaggccatgtcataaagatagatgacgcgcatttgcgcgtcgtctagagacgacgcgcatttacgacgcgcatttacgacacgcatttacgacgcgcggttacgacacgcaatgcgtatcaaggaaggccctgtcataaaggatgacgacacgcattcgcgtgtcgtgaCCTTACgatgcgcgtgttaatgacacgcaatgcgtatcaagaaagcccctgtcaagaaaggccatgtcataaatgaagatgacacacatttttgcgtatcataattttaaatgttctaaaaaaaatatatttatatatttattaatttttaaattaaatttgcatttaatgtctcataacaagaaaataaaataccatatataaaaaatactatccattacataaaattttttgtcatacaaataacaaactgtattttatattcatacatatgattacattattcattaaaaaaaacatatacatacaTCTTCCCCTAAAATGTTATTACATGATGTTGGCCACTTCATTGATGGATCACCAAGAGGAAAAACAACAACTAACCTAATTGTTCCATGATGTGCCGATACTCATGTCCTGTaactttaaataataataaataataataaatattaattggAAGTAGTGATAAGTTATTAAATCAAACATACCACACCAACACTGTTTTTGACAAGATTGCCTCTGTTTTCTGCACTTGCTTGATGTAGCATCTGTTTCACAACCAATCCCCCCATGCTGCAAtacaatataataatatattaacaagaATACCAAAATGGCTAAAAGAGAAATTCTTCTGTTTTTTCTCTTTcattcttaattaaatatttcaacCTATGAGTTACAAATACAACAGGTCGATCTCCAATACGTGCTGCAATAAGCTTTTCCAACAGCATCGAGCTAACTTCCTACAAAATTTCACATTCCAATTTATTTACATTTCCAATAACCAAACATCTCCAAAtctcatttattttttaaatatatttctaATAACACACCACAAACCTGAAGAGGCAAGCTTGATCCAGACCATTGTGTAAGACTCGTCTGCAAAACAAAAGATATAACTCAAACTTCATTTACAATTTACAATcatgtttttatacaaaaacaatttataattttatataatcacAAACCTTGTGCATCATATGCTTCAATTGCTGATAACTTCTCATAATCATCACTTAATAAAAAGCGGCGTAACAGAGGAATTATGCCATAATCAATTATTTTCTTTTGAGAAAATAAATCATCACTGCAGATTTCTGTCATTGCTTTGATACCCTTTAAAGTTGCAAGTGCAGAATCTAAAGCATTCACTTTAGGGATATTTCCTTTCTTTAGATTTTTGTATGTGTTAATAAATGGTTCAAGGGTAAGAAAATCTTCCAAAGCAAATGAATCACCATTGACTACTAAGTTGACCACAGCACTAGCTAATTGGTTCACACTTTGGGTACCAGAAAGTACATTTGCCTGATCGATTTGTGTCTGCAAGAGAAGGGTATTTCCGTAAATTACcataaacaaaaaagaaaaaaaaaagtaacaatGATACAACCCTTTTGCTAATGATTCTTGAACAGACTTATGATTCATAGTCCTTTTAGCAGTCTCCCTCATTAAATGAAGACCTTTTTCCATAACTACCCTTTGAGCACCAGGGCACCTCTCGAGAGATAGTAAAAATGCAGATAAAGCCACACGAGTTAAAGAGATATCATCGGCTTTGCTTGCTTGAGAAACGGTTGTAAGAAGGGTAGAACTCCAATCAGAAACAAAATCATTCATGGGGAGATTTTCGTCTTTTAACAACAACTGAGCTACTAAACTCCCGTGAAATTTCACGGATCTTTCAGGAGCAATCAATGCAGACATGACAGCATGTCCATTGAAGTCGAGTTCTTGCATATGGGATCTATTTACATCTGATGCCATTGCCCAATTTGCTAAAGCCCATGCAGCAAAAGGAACAGCAACATGTTGTGAATGCAAATCATCCCATAGTCCAGGGATAACAGTTGTGTTTACAGAAGAAGTGTTGTTTAATTTGTTGAAAGATGATGAGTTGTGAGTGGCTTTAGATTCATCTAACTCCATTGATCGATTGCTTGTAGAAAGACCTACAATTGAAGTGCCTCCAAGAACTTCCATTCCAATGCCCTTTAATCCAGTTCCATCATCATCATCCTGGCTGCTGCCAGGTGGCTCATCCATGTGCATGCCACCTTCTTCAATAACTTCAAGTGCAGCTGCAATATCTCTCATTGCTGCAGTTCCTGATAGCATGGGCTTAAGTTTGATTTTGTCCACATTGTCACAATTGGAAGTGACAATATCCATGATTGCTGCAACAAGCATGCTTCTGCCTTTTGAAGGGTCAGAAATGTTAAATGAACTTCGCCTTGGGTGCTGCTTTCATGAAAATGCTATATCAATATGATAAAAAGTTATTCTGGATAAACTTATATACATTAGAAAATTAATCAAAATCCTAACTTCCCAAACAAGCTATGATTATGTTATTTATGCATGTAGCTTTAGTAGGGTGGACAAATAGCACATCTAATAATTGTTGCTTAAACTACAAAATCAAGTACTACTTATTCTGATACACCAATTAAAGGAGAACTCACTGAGTCCGGTTGGAGCTCATTCAACATTAAGGATTTAAGGCCACTAACAGGATTACTAAATCAACAATTAAGAATATAactataagctactttttggggCACACCATTACTCTTGCATTTACTAACACAAGAAACAGCAAAAGAGAATATGGTGTTGTCCAATGATGACAGAATTATACCTTTTTGGATTGATGAGGTTGAGCAAAGAATATGAACCTGAGAAGATTGGGAATGGCATGAGGCCTCCCAAGAACCGCCTCCGACACATTAGGGTCAGCAATCAAGTACGCTAAAGCCCTAGCCGACTCGGCCTGAGTCCCATAATTTCCCCCTCCGGACAATGCCACCGACTCTAATAACCAATCCAACACCACACCACCGCCAGCACCAACAATCGCAGCCCTCCGGCTCTCATTTGCCGCCACAATATCCGCCAATAACGCCGCAACCCTAACCTCAAACCCTGACCAAACTTCATGGTTAGCCGAAGACAAAACCGAACGAAGAGATTTCCATAGAACCGACGCCGCAACGCCGGTATGCTTCATCGTATTCACAACTCTCTTAAACGACTCCTTCGACCGGTCAATCGCGTGTTCGAAATCATCAAGCAAACGTTTCTTCTTCGCTTGTTCTTCCTTAATTTCGCTGTCATCAAATATGATAACGGATGATGCAGCAAGAATTGCGGCAGCGGATATTACAGTCGCGGATAATGCAAAGCGAGAAGTGCCTGATAGAGGAGATAGAGTCCTAGGGCGGAGGCGGTGGAGAACCAATGGCGGTGGCGGAAGATCATCTTGTGAATGTGAACTGTTGATCAATTTCATGGCCTAGTGACCAAAAAACCTTCGATTTCACTAAGAACCGGAACCCTAGTTCCAACAATAgtcgatttttggtatttgattgagagagagagagagagagagaagaacgattgaaagaaggtagaggagagcatggcggggtttttaattttttcagaatttcatttccccctttcccccactattaaaggatggaacgcgcgttccattaaaaaatataaagcgacatccttagacgacgcgcattttattataggtgccctccgtgtttttttagacactaatttaagggcgcgcaataatgcgtgtcttctatccttaaattttttgatgagatgacatttttctaatgtcactctcctttgcgtaacatagatcaatgagcatcgtattttgcgcgtcgtaaaaggccttttttcttgtagtgccagtaactcttaagtcatcactgccaccaagcacaaggacccaatCCTTTGTCCTTTGCagatacttaaggatgttcttaaccgctatccaatgagctttacccggatttccctgatatcgactaaccatgctcaaagcaaaagccatgTTAGGGTGAGTGCatttcatagcgtacatgatcgatccaacaacggaagcatatggaacttgACGCATTTTTGCTATCTCTACATTgttactcggactctgagtcttactcaacttagtATTACTCGAGATaggtaactctcccttctttgaattttccatgCTAAAACGCTTTAGCATCTTATCTAAATacgtgctttgactaagtccaatcagtcttctactcctatttctcaaaatccatattcccagaatataagaagcctctcctagatccttcatagcgaaacactttcgaagccaggatttaacctcctgcaaagttggaacgtcgtttcctataagttgtatgtcatcaacatagaatACCAGGAaggtgactatactcccactagctttgacatatacacaagattcatcttcactcctagagaagccaagctctttgaccttctcatcaaagcaaagattccatttgcgaaaATCTTGCTTTCagtccatagattgatttctcaagcttacacactattGTGGTATTTAGCGTCTACAAAACCCTCTAACTGACTCACGTAAACATCCCCAGCTaattttccgttaaggaaagcgtttttgacatccatctgccaaatttcataatcatgaaatgcaattaTCGCTAACATAACCcaaatagatttaatcttagccactggtgagaaggtctcatcatagtcaacccctggggtttaagtaaagcccttcgcaaccagtcaagCCTTAAAGGTGTGCACCTTtctatccatgtcggtctttttcttgaagatccatttgtacccaactatcttacgacctggtacattatcaaccaaattccaaacttggttgtcatacatggaccagatctcgctatccattgcctccttccatttgGCAAACTCAGGGcccaccatggcttccttgtagttagaaggctcatccaaatttaccagtgtactatcactgataaatgtataaccatctgtagtaatatggaaacaatAAAACTCTTGTGCCATTCTAACTTgagtggaacgtctaagaggtaatgactcatcaattggttcaacaagaatttcttcctcaggttgagtgctagtgttagaggttccttcatcgcttgactcttgaatttcttcaagatcaattgtactcccactgtcctctttgcatatgagctctctatCGCAAAAGACTCCCCTTCATGCTACGAAGACCACATTTTCAGTAGgtttgtagaacaagtatccaaaggacttatgtggataggcgatgaaaatacatcgctcacttcggagttcaagcttgtcgtgagtctctcatctaacgaaagcttcacaatcccaaaccttgatatgtgacaaCGAGAGAAACTTCCCTGTCCAAATCTCATgaagtgttttggcaaccttctttattgggactagattaagaatatatgGCCGACAATctccaaggcatacccctagaatgataTTGGAAGCAAAGcttgaatcatcatggaacgaaccatgtccaacaaggtttgattacgcctcccagccacaccattaagttatggtgtcctagtaggtgtcaattgtgaaacaattccatattccttgatgtagtcatggaactcgataaTAATATACTCACCACCACTATcagatctgagcatcttgattttcctgaccaattgattctcgacttaaATTTTGAATTCTttgtacttttcaaaggtttctgacttatgcttgattaaatagatatagccatatcaGATATAattatcagtaaaagtcacataaaatcgatttgcATCCTTCTGGTGCATCTGAAGGGCCcgcacacatctgtgtgtatgagatccaacaatccttcacctctttcacaagaactagtgaaaggtgattttgtcatatttacaagcaaacaagactcgcatgtatcatctaaatgtaagtaaaatgattccaacactccatactTTTAGAGTTGGgcaatgcgcttcttgttgacatgtccaagacgacaatgccacaagcatgatttGTCTAAACCATCTGATGAATCAATTTGcaacacactatttcctaaattgtctacaaccatcatagtttcatacacgTCATctcaaggtaatgcttcaaaataaaatacaccattataataagcagaaatagaaccattctcataatcaaaagaatatctaaaaccttgtctttataaaccatgaaaataaataatattcctcgtcatttATGACGAGTAGAAACAaatgttcaaatctaaacttaacccactactaagcactaaagagtaaatccTAATCTTGGTAACAGACAACGATCTCATAtttcccataatcaagtttatgttcccatgctccacatcctcacttcttaaCCCTTGcaagtcagaacaaatgtgaaaaccacatcctgtatcaaggacccaagaattcgaatgtgatgagtttttagatagaatagtgtaaatacatgccgAGGTTGGCTTAACCTTGCCATCATTTATgtcttgcaagtacttggggcaactTCTCTTCTAATGCCCCTTGTCATGGCAGTAAAAGCAAGTAGCCTCCTTAGGGTCATAGGAAGGGGGAGCTTCAGAACTAGATTTTCCTTTAGGGCCATTGCTTGACGACCTGACTTAAGACTTTCTTTTCCAGTTCTGTTTTGAGGGagatttcctcttcttccccttaccttgcccaatggccaagatGGGAGAAGCAACAGTAGCATGAGGAGTGGAGGAAATACGCTTTCCCTTCTTTCCACTCTCAGCATTCTCAACAAGCTTTGGAGTTGACTTaatgtgacttcctccttgttcagatGATAAGTCATAACAAATTGATCATAACAGCTAGGTAATGAGTGTAAGACTATGTTAATAaccaattcctcatcaaagttcacattgagcttcaagAGACGATCCACATATCGTTGCATGCATTGCAAGTGGCTCGTGGCagactctccgtccttcatcttCCTGGTTATGAGGGGCTTCACAATTTCATGCCTCTCTTGATGAGATcattgatggtacttttccataaagtCCTTGTTTATCTCATATGaccaatagtcctcatagaacctcTGAAGCTCAGGATTCATAGTGGCAACCATGATGCACGACACTTTGATCGCATCGTTGGAATGTCTCATATACTCAAcaatttcttcaggagtagcttTAGTTTCATCGATCTCGTTCAACTGTTTTTCAAGAGCATATTCCTTTTCCTCGAATCTCAAAGTCATCTTGATGTTGCGAATCCAATCATTATAATTGGATCCATAAAAGGTGACTTTTTTAGCAGATGCTCAAGAGCGAGAAGTCGTTGGAGTTGTTGTTGGAGGAGCCAAAAGCGTTGTTGTAAGTTGACATAtacaaaagaagaaagacaagtttttaTTAGATAAGGaaatcctcaatataacacccaaatgagatattaaggctaagatccaactaaataattcacagttcagaagaggaatgtcgtaatctaattgcaaattagttaaaggtaggtaaatgacaatttaaaattttcaccacgaaaaacgaaatttaaacgaattaggttttaaatgaaattcctagatcttttagattcattgaacaattcaatggaatgtttaatctcgattatgccctttccaTTAGTGACTGAGATATCGAGGATGACAAACAATGtgcgaataaccatgcaaattaacttggtactctcgatgtcatttatcacctaataaatgtgcctgttaaccacacacactcgaTTAATCAATGATACTTTACAGTCTACCCATTGCCACCCTTTATTAGTctatattagtgtgtcggttaaccacacacgctccactaacgatttttataaagtgtaatgtgcaaaattatggattagcatcaaaatcatattttcctaaagtaactaagatttggaattatatgaaaacatttagttactttattgatttcattatacttattaatgtgtttagtgtcctatcaaacccgttcggctaatgacccacCACCAATCAAGAAGCGGTggttgagagtggacacccattcaaccgtCATTTTATCGGTAGTtttcttatacccccttatagatcggcttcgtgaatgaggcctactaatggtaagactgaatttttcttttatatatatatatatatatatatatatatatatatatatatatatatatatataaggttgtattttaacatttaaaatactaaggttcttaaatttaaaatttccaAAATTAAAATATCAATTTAATTTTTTAAGTTTCGGAACCAAGGATGtatttttaaaacctttgaaaaatactaggtt encodes:
- the LOC128128863 gene encoding uncharacterized protein LOC128128863, whose protein sequence is MKLINSSHSQDDLPPPPLVLHRLRPRTLSPLSGTSRFALSATVISAAAILAASSVIIFDDSEIKEEQAKKKRLLDDFEHAIDRSKESFKRVVNTMKHTGVAASVLWKSLRSVLSSANHEVWSGFEVRVAALLADIVAANESRRAAIVGAGGGVVLDWLLESVALSGGGNYGTQAESARALAYLIADPNVSEAVLGRPHAIPNLLRFIFFAQPHQSKKHPRRSSFNISDPSKGRSMLVAAIMDIVTSNCDNVDKIKLKPMLSGTAAMRDIAAALEVIEEGGMHMDEPPGSSQDDDDGTGLKGIGMEVLGGTSIVGLSTSNRSMELDESKATHNSSSFNKLNNTSSVNTTVIPGLWDDLHSQHVAVPFAAWALANWAMASDVNRSHMQELDFNGHAVMSALIAPERSVKFHGSLVAQLLLKDENLPMNDFVSDWSSTLLTTVSQASKADDISLTRVALSAFLLSLERCPGAQRVVMEKGLHLMRETAKRTMNHKSVQESLAKGLYHCYFFFSFLFMVIYGNTLLLQTQIDQANVLSGTQSVNQLASAVVNLVVNGDSFALEDFLTLEPFINTYKNLKKGNIPKVNALDSALATLKGIKAMTEICSDDLFSQKKIIDYGIIPLLRRFLLSDDYEKLSAIETSLTQWSGSSLPLQEVSSMLLEKLIAARIGDRPVVFVTHSMGGLVVKQMLHQASAENRGNLVKNSVGVVCLI